The DNA sequence AGTTCTTGTTTACACCAGTAAATCTAcaacttttcacttttgttcttttgtgaaAATACTGCAGACTTTGCGGTTCAGAGAAAATGTTGCAGTTGACCTAAAGTATGACTGCAGAGGAACCTAGGCAACTCACATAGACGCAGACTGGCTCAAAAGAACCGTTTTATTTCAGGGTTTCTcagaaattcaatattttcatCTTACTGCTCTATATTGTAAACGTTTGTATGAGggaagtttgtaatttccaTGGGATTAAATGTGTAGGGGCTCACACAAATTTTCCAACTCACCCTAAACGACAGAGGCCCTTGTATTTTGCGGCTGCCCCGTCAGCGTTGTGTATGTGGTTACAGTATAGTATTATGTCAGGCCTCTGTACTGCACATCATGGCGTCTTGTTTGCAATAAAGTTAAACAAACATTAGGGACCCAGCATTGTTCACCTCTCTGTTTGCTGAATACTTCTGCTGGCGCACTAGTAATTTGCACCCCGCCTCGAGTCAAATGCCCCCGCCTCCAATTCTACTTTAATATGAAATCAtctgtgtacatacagtagctACTGCCTTTGTTTAGTCCCATTGCCAAGGAAGGCTGatgatttgaaatttgtgacattttagaCCAGTCACAGGTCTAAACTTTCAAACTTTAAATAATACTAGTGgaagtaaaaacagaatatgCTTTTTGTTTGATCATTACAAAGTACAAAGAAGCTAAATAATTATATCAGATCTTTCTTAAGcagtacttttaaaaaaggtgaaCATAATCATTGGATATAAATAGTACATTATATAAACATTACCAGGaacatcttgtttttttctttttataattataaagtCTCCTTCAGCAGTAGTCTTAGCAACAAAAgctctctatatatctatagatatatatagatctatatatttAGTTCTACTACTGCATCACCATTTGCAAATGTTGAATTCTCCTGTACATATCCAGAAAAAATTCCTCGTATGCGCTGGGCTTTGGGTCTGCAGTGAGTACAGCTATCTGCCATTTCTTTAGGGAAAAGGGCAAAAATGATGATGGTGAGGATAATGTGGAGGAGGTCGAGTAAGAGTTTCTGTAGAGCACATTCCATTTCTTCACTCAGCAGCTGGCAGAGAGCTTCAGCTCTGTTGCTGTCACGCTCGTGGAGAATTTCTCAGGATCGTGCCGCCATTTTGCTAGATATTTAattctctgcttcttctttttttttttttcttcaacccTTTTTAGGGTCCCTGCCGGCTCATCTGTTTTGAGCCACGATGCGTCTCGCTCGTTCAAACTCGTCCACACAGCTGTCGGCTCCACATTCCTCGCTGACGTTATTCACCACTAAAAGTACAGAACCCGTTGAATGAACCCACTCTCTCGCCTGCTCTAACAGAGTATTTAGGAGCCCGGTGGTTTGTTCTTTGTCAGTAaaagcatctgtgtgtgtctgtgtgtttggccGAGCAGAGATCAGTGCCTTCCTGTCCAAAAGTAACAGCGCTCCCATTTCCTACCATTCTTCAAATAATGTTAGTCAGAATAAGATGCTTGTCAGCAACAGAGTGAAAGGGATTAAGCCTCCCCATCCACATTCTCTGCATTACTTAGAACTGCATATGTCATGCTTTAAGTATTGATTCAATGCATTCCTTCCTTATCCTGCTCTATGTTCGGTTGCCACTTTGGAATGACCTTTAAAATTCTGTGCATTCCTCTCctttaaattacacacacagcCCAAAATATTTCCCCTTCCCGAAATCTTACGGAGAGCTGCTCTCTTGTCTGACTGCTCAGATAACTGTGCTTCTCCCTCTAGtttctaaaaagaaatgtttgttttcctcagGCATAGGTCGAATACAGGCCAAGTCCCTGGGGAACCTCTCCAGTCTAACGGGAGAGGACCTCCCACTTCCAGCTGGCTGGACCGTCGATTGGACCATCCGGGGCAGGAAGTACTACATTGACCACAACACTAACACCACACACTGGAGCCACCCTCTGGAAAGGGAAGGGCTCCCGCCAGGCTGGGAGAAGGTGGAGTCAGCTGAATTTGGGGTCTACTATGTGGATCACATCAACAAGAGGGCGCAGTATCGTCACCCCTGTGCTCCGAGGTATGCTGCACATTGTCCGCTAgctatttttgtttattcatatatgtattatacatttattcctttttaaacCTTTACTATTCCTATTACTACTGCTATAAAATATTTGACTGACAAACTCACTAGAAAATCCCTTTCCTggttcacattttcacatgttAGAGGAAAACTGTGTACTTGGAGGTTATCAGCTCATTCTCTTcgaaaaggctttaaaaaaacgGCATAAATACTACATTGCGTCTCTCCGTCCCAGCGTGCCTCGTTATGATCAGCCCCCACCACTGCCGCCTCCCGTGACCTACCAGCCACGTCCTGCAGAGAGGAACCAGCCGGTGTTGGTGCCTGCAAACCCGTATCACACGGCCGAGATCCCAGACTGGCTGCAGGTCTACGCCCGTGCACCACTTAAGTGAGTACTGTGCATACAACACAGACGGCTCCCACCATTAAATACGTGAATGAGCATCGACATATGAAACTATAGATCAGTTTTAGTTTAAAGCACATTggaaaaattatgttttcccCCACTGATTTATCATTTCCACAGGTCTTTAGTGATGTATTTGCCTCCAAAAaggttgttaaaatgtttgaaaaggcTTAAATGTAGCCATTAATGGTAGATATAAATGCTTTCTGATTAAAGGCTGTTGAGATACATACTGACACTGagttatgttgtttatttctcGTTGATGGTAACTATGGTGTTATTAAGAAAATAAGCAAGGTTTTTTCTGTTGACCAGGGATTATTCAGATGTGATTTAATATAACTTGTTAATTCCTTACTTCTAAACGAGTGAGCAGTGGTGCTCTCACCATAACAGCATGACCTTGTGGTTTGGGAAAAGTTTCGTCAAACAGTAGTGGGCAGAACCTTCTTTTCTTTACATCAGGTACGACCACATTTTGAAGTGGGAGTTGTTCCAGCTGGCAGACTTGGACACATATCAGGGAATGCTAAAGCTGCTCTTCATGAAGGAGCTGGAGCACATTGTCAAATCCTACGAGGCCTACCGACAGGCGCTGCTGTCCGAGGTGGAGGCTCGCAAACAGCGGCAGCAGTGGTACGCCCAGCATCCCAACAAGAACTTCATGGGCAACATGTGACGCTTGTGCACGCAGCAGGCACACGGAGCTGCCGCGCCTCTCTGAGGTTTCCAGAGTTTGGGAGTGGTCAGGCCTTCCTTTTAAAATGATGATTGACTCTTATTTGCTTCTTTACCAAACACATCTGTGCCTTCGCTTGATCCAAATATATCAGCCAAGAAAACACGAAATGTCAGGGGGGTCCCAACCCCCCACTTGACTGTgactgaaaaacactgaattgaagaaaaagaagataatGTGCTACATCTAGGGAGACAGCCTGTGGTGCCACTCACAGCCACTGCCTTAAGAGTTGCTGCATGGATTTCTGTTTGTAAGACTGAGCAGAACGGAGCCTGAGATACACAGCGTTTTTACAGTGTCTGCTCATATTGTGTACACACCAGTTACTCTGTCCTTCTTTTCctgtgggagaaaacacaaGGCATTTTCTTCTGAGTTTGTTACCATATACTTccggaatgttttttttttttgttttttttttttcctttgttctgttaaCCTAAAACTGAAACTATACTCTTTTATATTAAACGAAGGGTGCATCGTTATTTTAATGACACTCTGTATACCAAAACAGATATTTAAGTTTTGATatgaaatgtgtctttatttaaaaGACCTTGTAATGGATGAAGCATCACATTTGATGCAGTGGTTTGAGCATCTCTTAGCTCTTGGCATTACTGTAAGTCAGGAATATTCTTgtgtgcatgggtgtgtgtgtgtgtgtgtgtgtgtacaatgaAACATAAATAAGCTACTggaactttttaaaacactaaagaAGATCGATTAAGTTTGCCAAACAAGTGCAATTCAGTTTCTCCTTGTTTCATTCTCTGGATATTTCTTGGATTGGTAATGCCCTATTTTATAGTCTGACACAACTCTGAGATATGATTTGATGGAAGTACGGGTTCTGTAGGATATTGACAATTAATGATCCCTTTTGGAAATTCAGAAATGCCTTACAGTCAAATGTATTTCTGCTCTTTAACTAGTTACTAATTTTtcgtttgtttggtttttttttgtcctagtTAATAGAGCAGTGTAAGAAATAAGACTGTCAGGAACTGTTCTGCAGGAAGAACATAAAAGTCATTGTAGGACGTGGTGTGTTTATACGTAAGCAACTGCACATACGTGTATTTTTGAATCTCTCTCTGAAGGGCGTCTTGATTGGAACGGTAGAGTTTTGTAAAGGAaccttggctttttttttttttccccttcggTGAGTCTTttacttaaaatgtcaaattttacaTCGTTCCAGTACGGAGTTATCAGTTTGTACATAGCATATTTTGTGGATTGCAAATACAGGACATAAGCAATAAAATGCAGTGAATACACTTGTGACTTCACACTTGTTCctcttgctgcttttttttttccttgataCGGGGCCTTGAACAGATTTATTAAAGCCTACGATCGTTGTCTGAACCGGCACCTTGCTTACGCATCCCATACGTTGAGCCCCATAGGACAGAGGAAGGGAAATAGACGTACAATTACGAAATCATTCTTGAAGTCTGTTctcttgtaaaacaaaaaaacacaaaccttaaaaggaaaaataaaagcccaCTCCCATAGGTGGGAtgtgacataaaacaaaactaggCCCTCGAGTCGGTggtga is a window from the Channa argus isolate prfri chromosome 16, Channa argus male v1.0, whole genome shotgun sequence genome containing:
- the sav1 gene encoding protein salvador homolog 1, with protein sequence MLSRKKSKNEPSKPAEVHGKYVKKETSPLLRNLMPSFIRHGPTIPRRTEVPLPEMGPSGYPVAPNREPVVSRNKSFLRTPVQRPPHEVARRESHRMSAPPYLPRSLGDLPHEYRSSSQSFLTDVSPMSENGDAARYYYPSEPYYESQQHQPRRVQDRFPEDYRYYEHNEHNFQRLTRQHTPPAPSRPPSGIGRIQAKSLGNLSSLTGEDLPLPAGWTVDWTIRGRKYYIDHNTNTTHWSHPLEREGLPPGWEKVESAEFGVYYVDHINKRAQYRHPCAPSVPRYDQPPPLPPPVTYQPRPAERNQPVLVPANPYHTAEIPDWLQVYARAPLKYDHILKWELFQLADLDTYQGMLKLLFMKELEHIVKSYEAYRQALLSEVEARKQRQQWYAQHPNKNFMGNM